A genomic segment from Oncorhynchus keta strain PuntledgeMale-10-30-2019 chromosome 9, Oket_V2, whole genome shotgun sequence encodes:
- the LOC127931618 gene encoding uncharacterized protein LOC127931618 isoform X3, giving the protein MWTLQGVESVPRGCWPMLTLQGVESVPQGCWPMWTRQGVESVPRGCWPMWTLQGVESVPQGCWPMLTRQGVESVPQGCWPMLTLQGVEGVPQGCWPMLTLQGVESVPQGCWPMLTLQGVESVPQGCWPMLTLQGVESVPQGCWPMLTRQGVESVPQGCWPMLTLQVVESVPRGCWPMLTLQGVEGVPQGCWPMLTLQGVESVPQGCWPMLTLQGVESVPQGCWPMLTRQGVESVPQGCWPMLTRQGVESVPQGCWPMLTLQGVESVPQGCWPMLTLQGVESVPQGCWPMLTLQGVESVPQGCWPMLTRQGVESVPQGCWPMLTLQGVESVPRGCWPMLTLQGVESVPQGCWPMLTPVLPTVVSVGWMSCGWWTILDTHGKLLRVEKPSSVAVLDTNRLSPTTIPCSKGLKYLVWPVHPLNGTHTQYIVSRLKNPSVTCLLPFIYLVSHV; this is encoded by the exons atgtggactctacaaggtgttgaaagtgttccacggggatgctggcccatgttgactctacaaggtgtcgaaagtgttccacagggatgctggcccatgtggactcgacaaggtgtcgaaagtgttccacggggatgctggcccatgtggactctacaaggtgtcgaaagcgttccacagggatgctggcccatgttgactcgacaaggtgtcgaaagtgttccacagggatgctggcccatgttgactctacaaggtgttgagggcgttccacagggatgctggcccatgttgactctacaaggtgttgaaagcgttccacagggatgctggcccatgttgactctacaaggtgttgaaagcgttccacagggatgctggcccatgttgactctacaag gtgtcgaaagcgttccacagggatgctggcccatgttgactcgacaaggtgtcgaaagtgttccacagggatgctggcccatgttgactctacaagtggtcgaaagcgttccacggggatgctggcccatgttgactctacaaggtgttgagggcgttccacagggatgctggcccatgttgactctacaaggtgttgaaagcgttccacagggatgctggcccatgttgactctacaaggtgttgaaag cgttccacagggatgctggcccatgttgactcgacaaggtgtcgaaagtgttccacagggatgctggcccatgttgactcgacaaggtgtcgaaagtgttccacagggatgctggcccatgttgactctacaaggtgttgaaagcgttccacagggatgctggcccatgttgactctacaag gtgttgaaagcgttccacagggatgctggcccatgttgactctacaaggtgtcgaaagtgttccacagggatgctggcccatgttgactcgacaaggtgtcgaaagtgttccacagggatgctggcccatgttgactctacaag gtgtcgaaagtgttccacggggatgctggcccatgttgactctacaag gtgtcgaaagcgttccacagggatgctggcccatgttgactccagtgcttcccacagttgtgtcagttggctggatgtcctgtggttggtggaccattcttgatacacacgggaaactgttgagagtggaaaaacccagcagcgttgcagttcttgacacaaaccgtctatcacctactaccataccctgttcaaagggaCTTAAATATTTAGTCtggcccgttcaccctctgaatggcacacatacacaatacattgtttcaaggcttaaaaatccttctgtaacctgtctcctccccttcatctacctggtgtcccatgtctaa
- the LOC127931618 gene encoding uncharacterized protein LOC127931618 isoform X25, giving the protein MWTLQGVESVPRGCWPMLTLQGVESVPQGCWPMWTRQGVESVPRGCWPMWTLQGVESVPQGCWPMLTRQGVESVPQGCWPMLTLQGVEGVPQGCWPMLTLQGVESVPQGCWPMLTLQGVESVPQGCWPMLTLQGVESVPQGCWPMLTLQGVESVPQGCWPMLTLQGVESVPQGCWPMLTLQGVESVPQGCWPMLTRQGVESVPQGCWPMLTLQGVESVPRGCWPMLTLQGVESVPQGCWPMLTPVLPTVVSVGWMSCGWWTILDTHGKLLRVEKPSSVAVLDTNRLSPTTIPCSKGLKYLVWPVHPLNGTHTQYIVSRLKNPSVTCLLPFIYLVSHV; this is encoded by the exons atgtggactctacaaggtgttgaaagtgttccacggggatgctggcccatgttgactctacaaggtgtcgaaagtgttccacagggatgctggcccatgtggactcgacaaggtgtcgaaagtgttccacggggatgctggcccatgtggactctacaaggtgtcgaaagcgttccacagggatgctggcccatgttgactcgacaaggtgtcgaaagtgttccacagggatgctggcccatgttgactctacaaggtgttgagggcgttccacagggatgctggcccatgttgactctacaaggtgttgaaagcgttccacagggatgctggcccatgttgactctacaaggtgttgaaagcgttccacagggatgctggcccatgttgactctacaag gtgtcgaaagtgttccacagggatgctggcccatgttgactctacaaggtgttgaaagcgttccacagggatgctggcccatgttgactctacaag gtgttgaaagcgttccacagggatgctggcccatgttgactctacaaggtgtcgaaagtgttccacagggatgctggcccatgttgactcgacaaggtgtcgaaagtgttccacagggatgctggcccatgttgactctacaag gtgtcgaaagtgttccacggggatgctggcccatgttgactctacaag gtgtcgaaagcgttccacagggatgctggcccatgttgactccagtgcttcccacagttgtgtcagttggctggatgtcctgtggttggtggaccattcttgatacacacgggaaactgttgagagtggaaaaacccagcagcgttgcagttcttgacacaaaccgtctatcacctactaccataccctgttcaaagggaCTTAAATATTTAGTCtggcccgttcaccctctgaatggcacacatacacaatacattgtttcaaggcttaaaaatccttctgtaacctgtctcctccccttcatctacctggtgtcccatgtctaa
- the LOC127931618 gene encoding uncharacterized protein LOC127931618 isoform X9 produces the protein MWTLQGVESVPRGCWPMLTLQGVESVPQGCWPMWTRQGVESVPRGCWPMWTLQGVESVPQGCWPMLTRQGVESVPQGCWPMLTLQGVEGVPQGCWPMLTLQGVESVPQGCWPMLTLQGVESVPQGCWPMLTLQGVESVPQGCWPMLTRQGVESVPQGCWPMLTLQVVESVPRGCWPMLTLQGVEGVPQGCWPMLTLQGVESVPQGCWPMLTLQGVESVPQGCWPMLTRQGVESVPQGCWPMLTRQGVESVPQGCWPMLTLQGVESVPQGCWPMLTRQGVESVPQGCWPMLTLQGVESVPRGCWPMLTLQGVESVPQGCWPMLTPVLPTVVSVGWMSCGWWTILDTHGKLLRVEKPSSVAVLDTNRLSPTTIPCSKGLKYLVWPVHPLNGTHTQYIVSRLKNPSVTCLLPFIYLVSHV, from the exons atgtggactctacaaggtgttgaaagtgttccacggggatgctggcccatgttgactctacaaggtgtcgaaagtgttccacagggatgctggcccatgtggactcgacaaggtgtcgaaagtgttccacggggatgctggcccatgtggactctacaaggtgtcgaaagcgttccacagggatgctggcccatgttgactcgacaaggtgtcgaaagtgttccacagggatgctggcccatgttgactctacaaggtgttgagggcgttccacagggatgctggcccatgttgactctacaaggtgttgaaagcgttccacagggatgctggcccatgttgactctacaaggtgttgaaagcgttccacagggatgctggcccatgttgactctacaag gtgtcgaaagcgttccacagggatgctggcccatgttgactcgacaaggtgtcgaaagtgttccacagggatgctggcccatgttgactctacaagtggtcgaaagcgttccacggggatgctggcccatgttgactctacaaggtgttgagggcgttccacagggatgctggcccatgttgactctacaaggtgttgaaagcgttccacagggatgctggcccatgttgactctacaaggtgttgaaag cgttccacagggatgctggcccatgttgactcgacaaggtgtcgaaagtgttccacagggatgctggcccatgttgactcgacaag gtgttgaaagcgttccacagggatgctggcccatgttgactctacaaggtgtcgaaagtgttccacagggatgctggcccatgttgactcgacaaggtgtcgaaagtgttccacagggatgctggcccatgttgactctacaag gtgtcgaaagtgttccacggggatgctggcccatgttgactctacaag gtgtcgaaagcgttccacagggatgctggcccatgttgactccagtgcttcccacagttgtgtcagttggctggatgtcctgtggttggtggaccattcttgatacacacgggaaactgttgagagtggaaaaacccagcagcgttgcagttcttgacacaaaccgtctatcacctactaccataccctgttcaaagggaCTTAAATATTTAGTCtggcccgttcaccctctgaatggcacacatacacaatacattgtttcaaggcttaaaaatccttctgtaacctgtctcctccccttcatctacctggtgtcccatgtctaa
- the LOC127931618 gene encoding uncharacterized protein LOC127931618 isoform X10 — MWTLQGVESVPRGCWPMLTLQGVESVPQGCWPMWTRQGVESVPRGCWPMWTLQGVESVPQGCWPMLTRQGVESVPQGCWPMLTLQGVEGVPQGCWPMLTLQGVESVPQGCWPMLTLQGVESVPQGCWPMLTLQGVESVPQGCWPMLTRQGVESVPQGCWPMLTLQVVESVPRGCWPMLTLQGVEGVPQGCWPMLTLQGVESVPQGCWPMLTLQGVESVPQGCWPMLTLQGVESVPQGCWPMLTLQGVESVPQGCWPMLTLQGVESVPQGCWPMLTRQGVESVPQGCWPMLTLQGVESVPRGCWPMLTLQGVESVPQGCWPMLTPVLPTVVSVGWMSCGWWTILDTHGKLLRVEKPSSVAVLDTNRLSPTTIPCSKGLKYLVWPVHPLNGTHTQYIVSRLKNPSVTCLLPFIYLVSHV, encoded by the exons atgtggactctacaaggtgttgaaagtgttccacggggatgctggcccatgttgactctacaaggtgtcgaaagtgttccacagggatgctggcccatgtggactcgacaaggtgtcgaaagtgttccacggggatgctggcccatgtggactctacaaggtgtcgaaagcgttccacagggatgctggcccatgttgactcgacaaggtgtcgaaagtgttccacagggatgctggcccatgttgactctacaaggtgttgagggcgttccacagggatgctggcccatgttgactctacaaggtgttgaaagcgttccacagggatgctggcccatgttgactctacaaggtgttgaaagcgttccacagggatgctggcccatgttgactctacaag gtgtcgaaagcgttccacagggatgctggcccatgttgactcgacaaggtgtcgaaagtgttccacagggatgctggcccatgttgactctacaagtggtcgaaagcgttccacggggatgctggcccatgttgactctacaaggtgttgagggcgttccacagggatgctggcccatgttgactctacaaggtgttgaaagcgttccacagggatgctggcccatgttgactctacaag gtgtcgaaagtgttccacagggatgctggcccatgttgactctacaaggtgttgaaagcgttccacagggatgctggcccatgttgactctacaag gtgttgaaagcgttccacagggatgctggcccatgttgactctacaaggtgtcgaaagtgttccacagggatgctggcccatgttgactcgacaaggtgtcgaaagtgttccacagggatgctggcccatgttgactctacaag gtgtcgaaagtgttccacggggatgctggcccatgttgactctacaag gtgtcgaaagcgttccacagggatgctggcccatgttgactccagtgcttcccacagttgtgtcagttggctggatgtcctgtggttggtggaccattcttgatacacacgggaaactgttgagagtggaaaaacccagcagcgttgcagttcttgacacaaaccgtctatcacctactaccataccctgttcaaagggaCTTAAATATTTAGTCtggcccgttcaccctctgaatggcacacatacacaatacattgtttcaaggcttaaaaatccttctgtaacctgtctcctccccttcatctacctggtgtcccatgtctaa
- the LOC127931618 gene encoding uncharacterized protein LOC127931618 isoform X1, with protein MWTLQGVESVPRGCWPMLTLQGVESVPQGCWPMWTRQGVESVPRGCWPMWTLQGVESVPQGCWPMLTRQGVESVPQGCWPMLTLQGVEGVPQGCWPMLTLQGVESVPQGCWPMLTLQGVESVPQGCWPMLTLQGVESVPQGCWPMLTRQGVESVPQGCWPMLTLQVVESVPRGCWPMLTLQGVEGVPQGCWPMLTLQGVESVPQGCWPMLTLQGVESVPQGCWPMLTRQGVESVPQGCWPMLTRQGVESVPQGCWPMLTLQGVESVPRGCWPMLTLQGVESVLQGCWPMLTRQGVESVPQGCWPMLTLQGVESVPQGCWPMLTRQGVESVPQGCWPMLTLQGVESVPRGCWPMLTLQGVESVPQGCWPMLTPVLPTVVSVGWMSCGWWTILDTHGKLLRVEKPSSVAVLDTNRLSPTTIPCSKGLKYLVWPVHPLNGTHTQYIVSRLKNPSVTCLLPFIYLVSHV; from the exons atgtggactctacaaggtgttgaaagtgttccacggggatgctggcccatgttgactctacaaggtgtcgaaagtgttccacagggatgctggcccatgtggactcgacaaggtgtcgaaagtgttccacggggatgctggcccatgtggactctacaaggtgtcgaaagcgttccacagggatgctggcccatgttgactcgacaaggtgtcgaaagtgttccacagggatgctggcccatgttgactctacaaggtgttgagggcgttccacagggatgctggcccatgttgactctacaaggtgttgaaagcgttccacagggatgctggcccatgttgactctacaaggtgttgaaagcgttccacagggatgctggcccatgttgactctacaag gtgtcgaaagcgttccacagggatgctggcccatgttgactcgacaaggtgtcgaaagtgttccacagggatgctggcccatgttgactctacaagtggtcgaaagcgttccacggggatgctggcccatgttgactctacaaggtgttgagggcgttccacagggatgctggcccatgttgactctacaaggtgttgaaagcgttccacagggatgctggcccatgttgactctacaaggtgttgaaag cgttccacagggatgctggcccatgttgactcgacaaggtgtcgaaagtgttccacagggatgctggcccatgttgactcgacaaggtgtcgaaagtgttccacagggatgctggcccatgttgactctacaag gtgtcgaaagtgttccacggggatgctggcccatgttgactctacaaggtgtcgaaagtgttctacagggatgctggcccatgttgactcgacaaggtgttgaaagcgttccacagggatgctggcccatgttgactctacaaggtgtcgaaagtgttccacagggatgctggcccatgttgactcgacaaggtgtcgaaagtgttccacagggatgctggcccatgttgactctacaag gtgtcgaaagtgttccacggggatgctggcccatgttgactctacaag gtgtcgaaagcgttccacagggatgctggcccatgttgactccagtgcttcccacagttgtgtcagttggctggatgtcctgtggttggtggaccattcttgatacacacgggaaactgttgagagtggaaaaacccagcagcgttgcagttcttgacacaaaccgtctatcacctactaccataccctgttcaaagggaCTTAAATATTTAGTCtggcccgttcaccctctgaatggcacacatacacaatacattgtttcaaggcttaaaaatccttctgtaacctgtctcctccccttcatctacctggtgtcccatgtctaa
- the LOC127931618 gene encoding uncharacterized protein LOC127931618 isoform X6, which translates to MWTLQGVESVPRGCWPMLTLQGVESVPQGCWPMWTRQGVESVPRGCWPMWTLQGVESVPQGCWPMLTRQGVESVPQGCWPMLTLQGVEGVPQGCWPMLTLQGVESVPQGCWPMLTLQGVESVPQGCWPMLTRQGVESVPQGCWPMLTLQVVESVPRGCWPMLTLQGVEGVPQGCWPMLTLQGVESVPQGCWPMLTLQGVESVPQGCWPMLTRQGVESVPQGCWPMLTRQGVESVPQGCWPMLTLQGVESVPRGCWPMLTLQGVESVLQGCWPMLTRQGVESVPQGCWPMLTLQGVESVPQGCWPMLTRQGVESVPQGCWPMLTLQGVESVPRGCWPMLTLQGVESVPQGCWPMLTPVLPTVVSVGWMSCGWWTILDTHGKLLRVEKPSSVAVLDTNRLSPTTIPCSKGLKYLVWPVHPLNGTHTQYIVSRLKNPSVTCLLPFIYLVSHV; encoded by the exons atgtggactctacaaggtgttgaaagtgttccacggggatgctggcccatgttgactctacaaggtgtcgaaagtgttccacagggatgctggcccatgtggactcgacaaggtgtcgaaagtgttccacggggatgctggcccatgtggactctacaaggtgtcgaaagcgttccacagggatgctggcccatgttgactcgacaaggtgtcgaaagtgttccacagggatgctggcccatgttgactctacaaggtgttgagggcgttccacagggatgctggcccatgttgactctacaaggtgttgaaagcgttccacagggatgctggcccatgttgactctacaag gtgtcgaaagcgttccacagggatgctggcccatgttgactcgacaaggtgtcgaaagtgttccacagggatgctggcccatgttgactctacaagtggtcgaaagcgttccacggggatgctggcccatgttgactctacaaggtgttgagggcgttccacagggatgctggcccatgttgactctacaaggtgttgaaagcgttccacagggatgctggcccatgttgactctacaaggtgttgaaag cgttccacagggatgctggcccatgttgactcgacaaggtgtcgaaagtgttccacagggatgctggcccatgttgactcgacaaggtgtcgaaagtgttccacagggatgctggcccatgttgactctacaag gtgtcgaaagtgttccacggggatgctggcccatgttgactctacaaggtgtcgaaagtgttctacagggatgctggcccatgttgactcgacaaggtgttgaaagcgttccacagggatgctggcccatgttgactctacaaggtgtcgaaagtgttccacagggatgctggcccatgttgactcgacaaggtgtcgaaagtgttccacagggatgctggcccatgttgactctacaag gtgtcgaaagtgttccacggggatgctggcccatgttgactctacaag gtgtcgaaagcgttccacagggatgctggcccatgttgactccagtgcttcccacagttgtgtcagttggctggatgtcctgtggttggtggaccattcttgatacacacgggaaactgttgagagtggaaaaacccagcagcgttgcagttcttgacacaaaccgtctatcacctactaccataccctgttcaaagggaCTTAAATATTTAGTCtggcccgttcaccctctgaatggcacacatacacaatacattgtttcaaggcttaaaaatccttctgtaacctgtctcctccccttcatctacctggtgtcccatgtctaa
- the LOC127931618 gene encoding uncharacterized protein LOC127931618 isoform X24: MWTLQGVESVPRGCWPMLTLQGVESVPQGCWPMWTRQGVESVPRGCWPMWTLQGVESVPQGCWPMLTRQGVESVPQGCWPMLTLQGVEGVPQGCWPMLTLQGVESVPQGCWPMLTLQGVESVPQGCWPMLTLQGVESVPQGCWPMLTRQGVESVPQGCWPMLTLQVVESVPRGCWPMLTLQGVEGVPQGCWPMLTLQGVESVPQGCWPMLTLQGVESVPQGCWPMLTRQGVESVPQGCWPMLTRQGVESVPQGCWPMLTLQGVESVPRGCWPMLTLQGVESVLQGCWPMLTRQGVESVPQGCWPMLTLQGVESVPQGCWPMLTRQGVESVPQGCWPMLTLQGV; encoded by the exons atgtggactctacaaggtgttgaaagtgttccacggggatgctggcccatgttgactctacaaggtgtcgaaagtgttccacagggatgctggcccatgtggactcgacaaggtgtcgaaagtgttccacggggatgctggcccatgtggactctacaaggtgtcgaaagcgttccacagggatgctggcccatgttgactcgacaaggtgtcgaaagtgttccacagggatgctggcccatgttgactctacaaggtgttgagggcgttccacagggatgctggcccatgttgactctacaaggtgttgaaagcgttccacagggatgctggcccatgttgactctacaaggtgttgaaagcgttccacagggatgctggcccatgttgactctacaag gtgtcgaaagcgttccacagggatgctggcccatgttgactcgacaaggtgtcgaaagtgttccacagggatgctggcccatgttgactctacaagtggtcgaaagcgttccacggggatgctggcccatgttgactctacaaggtgttgagggcgttccacagggatgctggcccatgttgactctacaaggtgttgaaagcgttccacagggatgctggcccatgttgactctacaaggtgttgaaag cgttccacagggatgctggcccatgttgactcgacaaggtgtcgaaagtgttccacagggatgctggcccatgttgactcgacaaggtgtcgaaagtgttccacagggatgctggcccatgttgactctacaag gtgtcgaaagtgttccacggggatgctggcccatgttgactctacaaggtgtcgaaagtgttctacagggatgctggcccatgttgactcgacaaggtgttgaaagcgttccacagggatgctggcccatgttgactctacaaggtgtcgaaagtgttccacagggatgctggcccatgttgactcgacaaggtgtcgaaagtgttccacagggatgctggcccatgttgactctacaaggtgtctaa
- the LOC127931618 gene encoding uncharacterized protein LOC127931618 isoform X11, with translation MWTLQGVESVPRGCWPMLTLQGVESVPQGCWPMWTRQGVESVPRGCWPMWTLQGVESVPQGCWPMLTRQGVESVPQGCWPMLTLQGVEGVPQGCWPMLTLQGVESVPQGCWPMLTLQGVESVPQGCWPMLTLQGVESVPQGCWPMLTRQGVESVPQGCWPMLTLQVVESVPRGCWPMLTLQGVEGVPQGCWPMLTLQGVESVPQGCWPMLTLQGVESVPQGCWPMLTRQGVESVPQGCWPMLTRQGVESVPQGCWPMLTLQGVESVPRGCWPMLTLQGVESVPRGCWPMLTLQGVESVPQGCWPMLTPVLPTVVSVGWMSCGWWTILDTHGKLLRVEKPSSVAVLDTNRLSPTTIPCSKGLKYLVWPVHPLNGTHTQYIVSRLKNPSVTCLLPFIYLVSHV, from the exons atgtggactctacaaggtgttgaaagtgttccacggggatgctggcccatgttgactctacaaggtgtcgaaagtgttccacagggatgctggcccatgtggactcgacaaggtgtcgaaagtgttccacggggatgctggcccatgtggactctacaaggtgtcgaaagcgttccacagggatgctggcccatgttgactcgacaaggtgtcgaaagtgttccacagggatgctggcccatgttgactctacaaggtgttgagggcgttccacagggatgctggcccatgttgactctacaaggtgttgaaagcgttccacagggatgctggcccatgttgactctacaaggtgttgaaagcgttccacagggatgctggcccatgttgactctacaag gtgtcgaaagcgttccacagggatgctggcccatgttgactcgacaaggtgtcgaaagtgttccacagggatgctggcccatgttgactctacaagtggtcgaaagcgttccacggggatgctggcccatgttgactctacaaggtgttgagggcgttccacagggatgctggcccatgttgactctacaaggtgttgaaagcgttccacagggatgctggcccatgttgactctacaaggtgttgaaag cgttccacagggatgctggcccatgttgactcgacaaggtgtcgaaagtgttccacagggatgctggcccatgttgactcgacaaggtgtcgaaagtgttccacagggatgctggcccatgttgactctacaag gtgtcgaaagtgttccacggggatgctggcccatgttgactctacaag gtgtcgaaagtgttccacggggatgctggcccatgttgactctacaag gtgtcgaaagcgttccacagggatgctggcccatgttgactccagtgcttcccacagttgtgtcagttggctggatgtcctgtggttggtggaccattcttgatacacacgggaaactgttgagagtggaaaaacccagcagcgttgcagttcttgacacaaaccgtctatcacctactaccataccctgttcaaagggaCTTAAATATTTAGTCtggcccgttcaccctctgaatggcacacatacacaatacattgtttcaaggcttaaaaatccttctgtaacctgtctcctccccttcatctacctggtgtcccatgtctaa